One Candidatus Gorgyraea atricola DNA segment encodes these proteins:
- a CDS encoding XRE family transcriptional regulator, with the protein MGKIGLKNYEIHLKELLKNKKFRKAYEREKIKVALAQKLAELRQDAHLRQSDLAKKLHVSQQFISQIETAEADNLTIDTLLNIARSLGRGMEISFPKLSGRGHGLKVA; encoded by the coding sequence ATGGGAAAAATAGGCTTAAAAAATTATGAGATTCATTTAAAAGAACTTCTTAAGAATAAAAAATTCAGAAAAGCATACGAGCGCGAAAAGATAAAAGTAGCCCTGGCTCAGAAACTTGCCGAGCTAAGACAAGACGCGCATCTAAGGCAGTCTGATCTCGCAAAAAAACTTCATGTTTCCCAGCAATTTATCTCCCAAATAGAGACAGCGGAGGCAGACAACTTAACCATAGATACATTGCTTAATATTGCCAGGTCTTTAGGCAGAGGTATGGAAATATCTTTTCCAAAGCTTTCCGGTCGAGGACATGGTCTTAAGGTAGCATAA
- a CDS encoding type II toxin-antitoxin system RelE/ParE family toxin: MGHRLSNIYYFLDERGNSPVKEFITSLPVKERAKVFAYFHELMRQGYNLRRPMADYLGYGIYELRPKNNRIFYFFFLKDVAVFLHAIKKKTYKIPESDLNICIKRKLQVEKNKRIKRVESQGD, from the coding sequence ATGGGACACAGGTTATCAAATATATATTATTTTTTAGACGAGAGGGGCAATAGTCCAGTTAAGGAATTTATAACCAGCTTGCCTGTAAAGGAAAGGGCAAAGGTTTTCGCGTATTTTCATGAGCTCATGAGACAAGGCTATAATTTGCGGCGTCCTATGGCGGATTATTTAGGTTATGGCATTTATGAGCTCCGACCAAAAAATAATAGGATTTTTTATTTCTTCTTTTTAAAGGATGTAGCTGTGTTTCTACATGCTATAAAGAAAAAGACATATAAAATACCTGAAAGCGATTTAAATATATGTATAAAGAGAAAATTACAGGTAGAAAAAAATAAGCGCATAAAAAGAGTGGAATCGCAAGGTGATTAA